One region of Streptomyces sp. CG4 genomic DNA includes:
- a CDS encoding aminotransferase class I/II-fold pyridoxal phosphate-dependent enzyme, producing MATQYEISGTTAKGIAGSVERGVAEGALTPGVALPPVRRLADELGVSPGTVATAYKELRRRGIVVTRGRGGTVVAPAPAVASRRPPKVPEGLRDLAGGHPDPALLPSLLPPARLSPGLGSHRSAPRLARLEESVREWLGADGVPVEHVTFAHGALDLINRVLSVELLPGDGVAMEDPGYHHLLDLVAALGLRNVPVAVDDEGMRPEALRAAMRAGVRAVVLSPRGQNPYGGCFSAARRDALAEVLLDAPDVLVVENDHASEVAGAALHTVSAAGPARWVHVRTVSKFLGTDLRWAAAACDPVTLARHDGRLLLTSGWVSHLLQETVHGLVTDEGTRALVARARETYARRRAALAAELAARGIASHAASGLNLWAPVRDESAVVNGLRSYGWWVAAGARFRLSSGPGVRITTAGLEPADAVRLASDFAVVLGESEATYGG from the coding sequence GTGGCAACACAATATGAGATCAGTGGTACGACGGCCAAGGGAATTGCCGGATCCGTCGAACGGGGCGTGGCGGAGGGGGCGTTGACACCGGGGGTGGCACTGCCGCCGGTGCGACGGCTCGCGGACGAGCTGGGGGTGAGTCCGGGCACGGTCGCCACGGCCTACAAGGAGTTGCGGCGACGCGGCATCGTCGTCACGCGCGGGCGCGGCGGCACGGTGGTCGCTCCGGCGCCGGCTGTCGCGTCGCGGCGGCCGCCGAAGGTGCCCGAGGGGCTGCGGGACCTGGCCGGCGGGCATCCGGACCCGGCGCTGCTGCCCTCACTGCTGCCGCCGGCGCGCCTCTCCCCGGGCCTCGGTTCCCATCGCTCCGCGCCCCGGCTGGCGCGGCTCGAGGAATCGGTGCGCGAGTGGCTGGGGGCGGACGGTGTCCCTGTGGAGCATGTGACGTTCGCGCACGGCGCGCTGGACCTGATCAACCGGGTGCTGTCCGTCGAGTTGCTGCCCGGGGACGGTGTGGCCATGGAGGATCCGGGCTATCACCATCTGCTGGATCTGGTCGCCGCGCTGGGGCTGCGCAACGTCCCGGTCGCGGTGGACGACGAGGGGATGCGTCCGGAGGCCCTGCGGGCGGCAATGCGGGCCGGGGTGCGGGCGGTGGTGCTCAGCCCGCGGGGGCAGAATCCGTACGGCGGGTGTTTCTCCGCCGCCCGTCGGGATGCGCTGGCTGAGGTGCTGCTGGACGCGCCCGATGTGCTGGTGGTGGAGAACGACCATGCCTCCGAGGTGGCCGGCGCCGCTCTGCACACCGTGTCCGCCGCCGGACCGGCCCGCTGGGTGCACGTACGGACGGTGAGCAAGTTCCTGGGGACCGATCTGCGCTGGGCGGCCGCGGCCTGTGATCCGGTGACGCTCGCCCGGCACGACGGCCGGCTGCTGCTGACATCGGGCTGGGTCAGCCATCTGCTGCAGGAGACGGTGCACGGACTCGTCACGGACGAGGGCACGCGCGCGTTGGTGGCACGCGCGCGTGAGACGTATGCCCGGCGCCGCGCCGCGCTGGCCGCTGAGCTGGCCGCGCGGGGCATCGCGTCGCACGCCGCGAGCGGGTTGAACCTGTGGGCGCCGGTGCGGGACGAGTCGGCCGTGGTGAACGGGCTGCGGTCGTACGGCTGGTGGGTCGCGGCAGGTGCGAGGTTCCGGCTGTCCTCCGGGCCGGGCGTCCGGATCACTACCGCCGGGCTGGAGCCGGCCGACGCCGTGCGGCTGGCCTCGGACTTCGCTGTCGTGCTCGGCGAGTCCGAGGCCACCTACGGAGGGTGA
- a CDS encoding PTS glucose transporter subunit IIA, with amino-acid sequence MTTVTSPLAGRAIGLAEVPDPVFSGAMVGPGTAIDPVREASEAVAPVDGVIVSLHPHAFVVVDESGHGVLTHLGIDTVQLNGEGFELLVNKGDTVTRGQAVVRWNPAAVEAAGKSPVCPVVALEATAESLSDLRASGDVRAGDSLFAWN; translated from the coding sequence ATGACCACCGTGACGTCCCCGCTTGCCGGGCGTGCCATCGGACTGGCCGAAGTGCCGGATCCGGTCTTCTCCGGGGCCATGGTCGGCCCGGGCACCGCGATCGACCCCGTGCGTGAGGCCTCCGAGGCCGTGGCGCCCGTTGACGGCGTCATCGTCTCCCTGCACCCGCACGCCTTCGTCGTGGTGGACGAGAGCGGGCACGGCGTGCTCACCCATCTCGGCATCGACACCGTGCAGCTCAACGGCGAGGGCTTCGAGCTGCTCGTCAACAAGGGCGACACCGTGACGCGCGGTCAGGCCGTCGTGCGCTGGAACCCCGCCGCCGTGGAGGCTGCCGGCAAGTCCCCGGTCTGCCCCGTCGTCGCTCTCGAAGCCACGGCCGAGTCCCTCTCCGACCTCCGTGCCAGCGGAGACGTGAGGGCCGGCGACAGCCTCTTCGCCTGGAACTGA
- the ptsP gene encoding phosphoenolpyruvate--protein phosphotransferase, with amino-acid sequence METTLRGVGVSHGVAIGEVRHMGTAVLEPPAKQIPAEDAEREQGRARQAVDAVAADLMARGNLAGGEAQAVLEAQAMMAQDPELMADVDRRIAVGSTAERAVYDAFAAYRELLAGAGEYLAGRVADLDDVRNRIVARLLGVPMPGVPDSDEPYVLVARDLAPADTALLDPSLVLGFVTEEGGPTSHSAILARALGVPAVVALPGAGELAEGTVIAVDGSTGDIFVNPSAAKRAELQAAAAERKAALAASTGPGATADGHKVPLLANVGGPADVPAAVEAGAEGVGLFRTEFLFLDDSKNAPSEEKQVQAYRQVLEAFPEGRVVVRVLDAGADKPLDFLTPADEPNPALGVRGLRTLLDHPEVLRTQLTALAKAAEGLPVYLEVMAPMVADRRDAKAFADACREAGLQAKFGAMVEIPSAALRARSVLQEVEFLSLGTNDLAQYTFAADRQVGAVSRLQDPWQPALLDLVALSAEAAKAEGKSCGVCGEAASDPLLACVLTGLGVTSLSMGSASIPYVRATLAKYTLAQCERAAAAARAAESAEEARSAAQAVLSGE; translated from the coding sequence ATGGAGACAACGCTGCGAGGCGTGGGCGTGAGCCATGGCGTGGCCATCGGCGAGGTACGGCACATGGGCACGGCGGTGCTGGAGCCGCCGGCCAAGCAGATCCCCGCGGAAGACGCCGAGCGGGAGCAGGGGCGTGCCCGCCAGGCCGTGGACGCCGTGGCCGCCGATCTGATGGCGCGCGGCAATCTGGCCGGCGGCGAGGCCCAGGCCGTGCTCGAGGCACAGGCCATGATGGCCCAGGACCCCGAGCTGATGGCGGACGTGGACCGGCGGATCGCCGTCGGCAGCACGGCCGAGCGCGCGGTGTACGACGCGTTCGCGGCGTACCGGGAGCTGCTGGCCGGTGCCGGTGAGTACCTGGCCGGCCGGGTGGCCGACCTCGATGACGTACGGAATCGCATCGTCGCCCGGCTGCTGGGCGTTCCGATGCCGGGTGTTCCGGACAGTGACGAGCCGTATGTGCTCGTGGCGCGGGACCTGGCTCCTGCCGACACGGCGCTGCTGGATCCCTCCCTGGTGCTCGGTTTCGTGACAGAGGAGGGCGGGCCGACCAGTCACAGCGCGATCCTGGCGCGCGCGCTGGGTGTGCCGGCGGTCGTGGCGCTGCCGGGCGCCGGTGAGCTGGCCGAGGGCACGGTCATCGCCGTGGACGGCAGCACCGGCGACATCTTCGTGAACCCGAGCGCGGCGAAGAGGGCGGAGCTGCAGGCCGCGGCCGCCGAGCGCAAGGCCGCGCTGGCCGCCTCGACCGGGCCGGGTGCGACCGCGGACGGGCACAAGGTGCCGCTGCTGGCCAACGTGGGCGGGCCGGCGGACGTACCGGCCGCGGTGGAGGCCGGGGCCGAGGGTGTCGGTCTGTTCCGTACCGAGTTCCTGTTCCTGGACGACAGCAAGAACGCTCCTTCCGAAGAGAAGCAGGTACAGGCCTACCGGCAGGTGCTGGAGGCGTTCCCCGAGGGCCGTGTGGTCGTGCGGGTGTTGGATGCGGGGGCGGACAAGCCGCTGGACTTCCTGACTCCGGCCGACGAGCCGAACCCGGCGCTGGGCGTGCGCGGTCTGCGGACGCTGCTGGACCATCCCGAGGTCCTGCGTACGCAGCTGACCGCGCTGGCGAAGGCCGCCGAAGGGCTGCCCGTCTACCTCGAGGTCATGGCGCCCATGGTGGCGGACCGCAGGGACGCGAAGGCGTTCGCCGACGCCTGCCGTGAGGCGGGGCTGCAGGCGAAGTTCGGCGCGATGGTGGAGATCCCGTCGGCCGCACTGCGGGCGCGTTCGGTCCTGCAGGAGGTCGAGTTCCTGTCGCTGGGGACCAATGACCTCGCGCAGTACACGTTCGCGGCCGACCGGCAGGTGGGTGCGGTGTCCCGGCTTCAGGACCCGTGGCAGCCCGCGCTGCTGGACCTGGTGGCGCTGTCGGCGGAGGCGGCCAAGGCCGAGGGCAAGAGCTGTGGCGTGTGCGGTGAGGCCGCGTCCGATCCGCTGCTGGCCTGTGTGCTGACCGGTCTGGGTGTCACCTCCCTGTCCATGGGTTCGGCGTCCATTCCGTATGTCCGGGCGACGCTGGCGAAGTACACGCTGGCGCAGTGCGAGCGGGCCGCGGCGGCCGCGCGGGCTGCGGAGAGCGCCGAGGAGGCGCGCAGCGCCGCTCAGGCGGTGTTGTCCGGCGAGTAG
- a CDS encoding acetoacetate--CoA ligase has product MSTANPQPLWQPAPERIAQARITQFQAWAAEHHGAPAEGGYPTLHQWSVDRLDTFWEAVTEYFDVRFSTPYARVLGDRSMPGAQWFPGATLNYAEHALRAAADRADDTALLHVDETHEPRPVTWAELRRQVGSLAAGLRGLGVRPGDRVSGYLPNIPQAVVALLASAAVGAVWTSCAPDFGARSVLDRFQQVEPVVLFTVDGYRYGGKEHDRREIVAELRRELPTLRAVVHIPLLGTEAPEGALEWSALTAGDTEPVFEQVPFDHPLWVLYSSGTTGLPKAIVQSQGGILVEHLKQLGLHCDLGPEDRFFWYTSTGWMMWNFLVSGLLTGTTIVLYDGSPGYPDTGAQWRIAERTGATLYGTSAAYVMACRKAGVHPARDHDLSAVKCVATTGSPLPPDGFRWLHDEFAESGADLWIASVSGGTDVCSCFAGGVPTLPVYTGELQAPGLGTDLQAWDPSGNPVIDEVGELVVTNPMPSMPIRFWNDPDGSRYHDSYFDTYPGVWRHGDWITLTSRGTVIIHGRSDSTLNRQGVRMGSADIYEVVERLPEIKESLVIGVEQPDGGYWMPLFVHLAPGAALDEALLNRIKQAIREQLSPRHVPDEIIEVPGVPHTLTGKRIEVPVKRLLQGTPLEKAVNPGSIDNLALLDFYEELARKRA; this is encoded by the coding sequence ATGTCGACCGCGAACCCCCAGCCGCTCTGGCAGCCCGCTCCCGAGCGGATCGCCCAGGCGCGCATCACCCAGTTCCAGGCATGGGCCGCCGAGCACCACGGCGCCCCGGCCGAGGGCGGCTACCCCACCCTGCACCAGTGGTCCGTCGACCGGCTGGACACCTTCTGGGAGGCCGTCACGGAGTACTTCGACGTACGGTTCTCGACGCCCTACGCGCGCGTGCTCGGCGACCGCTCGATGCCGGGCGCCCAGTGGTTCCCCGGAGCCACCCTCAACTACGCCGAGCACGCCCTGCGCGCCGCGGCCGATCGCGCGGACGACACCGCCCTCCTGCACGTCGACGAGACCCACGAACCCCGCCCGGTGACCTGGGCCGAACTGCGCCGCCAGGTCGGCTCCCTCGCGGCCGGGCTCCGGGGCCTCGGCGTGCGCCCCGGCGACCGCGTCAGCGGCTACCTGCCCAACATCCCGCAGGCCGTCGTCGCCCTGCTCGCGTCGGCCGCCGTCGGCGCCGTGTGGACCTCCTGCGCCCCCGACTTCGGCGCCCGCAGCGTCCTCGACCGCTTCCAGCAGGTCGAACCCGTCGTCCTGTTCACCGTCGACGGCTACCGCTACGGCGGCAAGGAGCACGACCGCCGCGAGATCGTCGCCGAGCTGCGCCGCGAGCTGCCCACCCTGCGGGCCGTCGTCCACATCCCGCTGCTCGGCACCGAGGCACCCGAGGGCGCCCTGGAGTGGTCGGCGCTGACGGCGGGGGACACCGAGCCCGTCTTCGAGCAGGTGCCCTTCGACCACCCGCTGTGGGTGCTGTACTCCTCGGGCACGACCGGACTGCCCAAGGCCATCGTGCAGTCCCAGGGCGGCATTCTGGTCGAACACCTCAAGCAGCTCGGCCTGCACTGCGACCTCGGCCCCGAGGATCGTTTCTTCTGGTACACCTCGACCGGCTGGATGATGTGGAACTTCCTCGTCTCCGGCCTGCTCACGGGCACGACGATCGTCCTGTACGACGGCAGCCCCGGCTACCCGGACACCGGCGCCCAGTGGCGGATCGCCGAACGCACCGGGGCCACCCTGTACGGCACCTCCGCCGCCTACGTCATGGCCTGCCGCAAGGCCGGCGTCCACCCCGCGCGCGACCACGACCTGTCCGCAGTGAAGTGCGTCGCCACCACCGGCTCGCCACTGCCGCCCGACGGCTTCCGCTGGCTGCACGACGAGTTCGCAGAGAGCGGGGCCGACCTGTGGATCGCCTCCGTCAGCGGCGGCACCGACGTCTGCTCCTGCTTCGCCGGCGGCGTACCGACGCTCCCCGTGTACACCGGGGAACTCCAGGCACCCGGCCTCGGCACCGACCTGCAGGCCTGGGACCCGAGCGGCAACCCCGTCATCGACGAGGTCGGCGAGCTGGTCGTCACCAACCCCATGCCCTCCATGCCGATCCGCTTCTGGAACGACCCCGACGGCAGCCGCTACCACGACAGCTACTTCGACACCTACCCCGGCGTCTGGCGGCACGGCGACTGGATCACCCTCACCTCGCGCGGCACCGTGATCATCCACGGCCGCTCCGACTCCACCCTCAACCGGCAGGGCGTGCGCATGGGCTCGGCCGACATCTACGAGGTCGTCGAGCGCCTGCCCGAGATCAAGGAGTCCCTGGTCATCGGCGTTGAGCAGCCCGACGGCGGCTACTGGATGCCGCTGTTCGTACACCTCGCGCCGGGCGCCGCGCTCGACGAGGCACTCCTGAACCGCATCAAACAGGCCATCCGCGAACAGCTCTCGCCGCGGCACGTACCCGACGAGATCATCGAGGTGCCCGGCGTCCCGCACACGCTCACCGGCAAGCGCATCGAGGTGCCCGTCAAGCGCCTCCTGCAGGGCACGCCCCTGGAGAAGGCGGTCAACCCCGGCTCCATCGACAACCTCGCCCTGCTCGACTTCTACGAGGAACTCGCCCGCAAGCGCGCCTGA
- a CDS encoding MFS transporter: MLLITFVDRIGNGLWASVSVLYFTYVSGLSIAQVGTLAAISGAVGIVGAPLGGRIADRYPLTRILIALQLLRGFATFGLLATDHYLPLLAISAVGSLGDRASSVLTKLYATRIAGPDRVRYQAVNRTASNAGWALGGLAAAAALSLGTTTAYRCLIVGDGLSFLAIALLTLTCAEPPSSSRIAARSGTTVRTAVPASPWRDRLYLAFVATETVLFLDDSVFQIGLPLWIAHSEGVPHGLAPLLLVLNNVMVVALQMPLARYGTTSAAARKLLVPLSAASAAGGITMALSATGGTLQAICLLTASAALFTLAEMLHAVVSWELSVALAPDTAQGAYLGVHGLAQSGQRSLGPFAVTAAIATGPLGWTVFGATIAATCALQHRLVHRRLQRSPLSVPPVTVSEH; the protein is encoded by the coding sequence ATGCTCCTCATCACCTTCGTCGACCGCATCGGCAACGGCCTGTGGGCATCCGTCTCCGTCCTGTACTTCACCTACGTCTCCGGACTCTCCATCGCCCAGGTCGGCACCCTCGCCGCCATCTCCGGAGCCGTCGGCATCGTGGGCGCACCTCTTGGCGGACGCATCGCCGACCGCTACCCCCTCACCCGGATCCTGATCGCACTCCAACTCCTGCGCGGGTTCGCGACCTTCGGCCTGCTCGCCACCGACCACTACCTTCCGCTGCTCGCGATCTCCGCCGTCGGCAGCCTCGGCGACCGCGCCTCCAGCGTCCTCACCAAGCTCTACGCCACCCGCATCGCCGGCCCCGACCGAGTCCGCTACCAAGCCGTCAACCGCACCGCCTCCAACGCCGGCTGGGCCCTCGGCGGCCTCGCCGCCGCGGCCGCCCTCAGCCTCGGCACCACCACCGCCTACCGCTGCCTCATCGTCGGCGACGGACTCTCCTTCCTGGCGATCGCGCTCCTCACTCTGACCTGCGCGGAACCCCCGTCCAGCAGCCGCATCGCCGCTCGCTCCGGCACCACTGTTCGTACCGCCGTGCCGGCAAGCCCCTGGCGCGACCGCCTGTACCTGGCCTTCGTCGCGACCGAGACGGTCCTCTTCCTGGACGACAGCGTCTTCCAGATCGGCCTGCCCCTGTGGATCGCGCACAGCGAGGGCGTACCGCACGGCCTCGCGCCCCTGCTGCTCGTGCTCAACAATGTGATGGTCGTCGCCCTCCAGATGCCGCTCGCCCGCTACGGCACCACCAGCGCCGCAGCCCGCAAACTGCTCGTCCCGCTGTCCGCCGCCTCCGCCGCCGGCGGCATCACCATGGCCCTGTCCGCCACCGGCGGCACCCTCCAGGCGATCTGCCTGCTCACCGCCTCCGCAGCCCTCTTCACCCTGGCCGAGATGCTGCACGCCGTCGTGTCCTGGGAACTCTCCGTCGCCCTCGCCCCCGACACCGCACAAGGCGCCTACCTCGGCGTCCACGGCCTGGCCCAGTCGGGCCAGCGCAGCCTCGGCCCGTTCGCCGTCACCGCCGCCATCGCCACCGGCCCCCTCGGCTGGACCGTCTTCGGCGCCACCATCGCCGCGACCTGCGCACTCCAGCACCGTCTGGTCCACCGCCGGCTCCAGCGCAGCCCGTTGTCAGTGCCGCCGGTTACGGTGAGTGAGCATTGA